The sequence TTTTTACTTTTGGGATTTAATAATAAAGGCAAAGAAAAATATATTGAAAATTTAGGATTTGCTTATATTCCTTCCGGAACAATGCAATACAAAGGCGACTATGTTTCAATAAATGGATTCTACATTTTTGAAACAGAGATTACCAATAAACAATATCAGGAATTTTTATTTAATTTAAATAAACAAAAAAATTGGGAAGCATTGAAAGTATGTGCAATTGATTCTGCTAATTGGAATGTAGCATTATCATTTGAAAATAGTTATGCAAAAGAGTATCACCTCACTTCTCAATTTGCGGAATATCCAGTTGTAAATATTTCTTATGAAGCAGCTATGTTGTTTTGCCATTGGCTGCAACAAAAAATTAATAATAAAGTAGATGGTGCAATTGTGCGGTTACCCTCTAAATCTGAATGGGTTTATGCTGCTAAAGGTGGCAGTGCAGACGCAAAATACCCATGGGATAATCAGCAATCGAAAAATAAAAAGGATATAGAATTTTGTAACTATAATTCCCCTGATGACGGTACTTGTCTTGCCACAAATTTTTCCAGATCTTATTATCCCAACAGCTATGGCCTTTATAATATGAGTGGCAATGTTTCTGAATGGACAAATGAACCCGGAGAAACAATTGGCGGAAGTTGGGATAGCGATGCTTTGCACATGCAATTGGAAGCAGATGATTTACACTCAGGTAGTAGTAGCCCATCATCATATATAGGATTGCGCCCTGTAGTTATCTTCAATTAATTTTAGCTGTTAACTTCGCCGAGTGCAAAATTTTTTCGCTCCCGATCTTTTAGAAAATTCCTTTCACGCTTTATCTGAAAGTGAATCACATCATGCCATCCATGTTTTACGATTAAAAGTAAACGATGTATTATCAATCACAAATGGAAAAGGTGCAATAGCCACAGCAAAAATTATCGGTATTTCAAAAAAAAATTGCAGTGTATCAATAATCGAAGTAAAGCATGTAGCTAAAGAATTTATTTGCAAAATTCATATAGCGATTGCTCCTGTAAAATCAATGGATAGATTTGAATGGTTTTTAGAAAAAGCATGTGAATGGGGAGTGGATGAAATTACTCCTGTGATTACAAAAAACAGTGAAAGGCAGAAATTAAACTTAGAAAAAAGTAATCTAAAAATCATTGCTGCAATTAAACAAAGTGGAAGAGCATGGTTGCCTGAATTAAATACCGTTATTTATCTGGATCAGTTTATTAATATGAAATCAGAATCTGAACAAAAGTTTATTGCATATTGTGGTGTTTTTGATAAAACATTGTTGATTCAGGAGATTAAAAAAGGAATTGATACAGAAATATTAATTGGTCCGGAAGGAGATTTTACAAATGAGGAGATGCTATTTGCAATTTCAAATAACTGGATACCGGTTACGTTAGGAAATTACAGATTGCGAACTGAAACAGCAGCACTTGAAACATTGGTTCAATATAATTTAATTAACAGATTGAAATGAAAAAATACTTTTTAAGCGTATGTCTTTTGTGGTTTATGGTTAATCAAATCCAAGCACAAGCATCTGCACTTTCAATTGCATTATTAAAATATAATGGAGGAGGAGATTGGTATGCAAACCCCACTTCATTACCAAATCTGGTTTCATTTTGTAATCAGAATTTAAATGTTCATATCAATCCCGAGCCTGCTACAGTGGAGGTGGGGAGCCCCGAAATATTTAATTATCCCTTTGTGCACATGACAGGACATGGCAATGTGATTTTTTCAAATGATGAAGCGGTGAATTTGCGCAATTATTTAATATCCGGAGGTTTCCTGCATATTGATGATAACTATGGAATGGATCCTTATATAAAACCGGCAATGCAGAAAGTGTTTCCGGAATTGGAATTTATTGAGTTGCCATTTGATCATGCAATATTTCGCCAAAAGTTTGAATTTAAAAATGGACTACCAAAAATTCATGAGCATGATGGAGGGCCTGCACAGGCATTTGGATTGTTTTGGGAAGGCAGGTTGGTGTGTCTGTATACATATGAATGTGATTTGGGAGATGGTTGGGAGGATCAGGAAGTACACAATGATCCAGATGCAATTAGATTAAAAGCACTTCAGATGGGAGCAAATATTATTCAGTATGTTTTTATGTCAATATAAAAATGACAACAATTCATAAATATTTTTTCCTTTATTATACATTTCAGCTAACTTTCCGCTTTAATTTAAAATATAACCCCCAATTAAATACCACAAATGCCAAATAGCCAGAATGGAGTCATGCAAATTCTGCTAGTTGAGGATAATCCCGGGGATATTCGCTTAACACAAGAAGCACTGAAAGAAGGAGACATTCAAAATGTATTACATGTAGTAAAGGATGGCGTTGAAGCAATGGAATTTCTCCGAAAGAAAGATAAATATTCTGAAATGCCGACACCGGATATAATTCTACTTGATCTGAACTTGCCACGAAAGGATGGAAGAGAGGTTTTGGCAGATATCAAGACAGATGAAAATTTGAAAATGATACCAGTAATTGTTTTAACAACTTCGGATACGGACCAAGATATTATCAAAAGTTATAAACTACATGCAAACTGTTTCATAACTAAGCCTGTTGATCTAGAGTTGTTCATTTTTATAATTCAACAAATTCAAACTTTTTGGTTTAAGGTGATTAAATTGCCTCCGAAAAATAATAACCATTTTTAATTATGGAAGAGAAAAATCCAATGAATATTTTACTCGTAGAAGACAATCCAGCAGATGCAAGGTTGGTAGAAATCTATTTGAGTGAATCAACCATGATCGAACCCATGATTATGAAAACTGCTGAATTAGGCAAGGGTTTATTGATGCTTGAAGAACATGATTTTGATGTGGTATTACTTGATTTAACACTTCCTGATAGTTCTGGTTTTTCTACTATTAAAACTATGTTGGATGAGTTTCCCGAACAAACTGTAATAGTAATGACAGGTTTGGAAGATGAAACTGTAGCATTAAATTCTGTAAAAGCGGGTGCTCAGGATTTTATAGTAAAGGGTCAGTTTGATAGCAATCTTCTTTCACGTACAATAACTTATGCAATTGAGCGCCATCAACTTCAACGTCGTTTAGAAGATTATGCGAAAGCAATTAAGCTGAATGAACAAAGATTATTAGAAGCCCAAAAAATGGCCCGTATCGGTAACTGGGAGATGGATATTGTAACTAATGGCATGTTTTGGAGTGAAGAAGTATTTAGGATTCTGGGTGTAAAAGAAAATTCTATTGAACCAACACTTAATGATTTTATGAAACTTGTGGTTATCGATGACAGGGATACATTAAAGACATCAATTAATCGAGCAATGGAAAAAGGGCAATCCTTTTTAGTAGAATATTCTATTAATCAAAAAGATGGAAGTTCAAAAAGATTGGCATGTCAGGGACAAGTTCAAATGAGTAAAAAAACGAGTGGTCTTTGTCTGGTAGGAACTATACAGGATATTTCCTCATTTGGCAATAGAAGTAATACATCTACACCGGTTACTATTGTAAAAAATAAATTAGATGAAGCAATTTCTAAATTGAGAAATGGTAATGCAACATCTGAAACACTTGCCTTATTAGATGAAGCAGTTAATATCTTAAAACAGATTTAATTCAACCATTTCAACTCGAAGTACTCAGAGAATTTTAATTATAACAAAATTCACTACCTAAGATGAAAATTATATTAGGTAGTGAATGAAATTATAGTCTGTTTTTATGCACGCATATTGTTGACACGATTCTTCAGTCTGTTAAGTACTTTTTCCCAAAGAATTTCATAAGGCACTATTTCCCATTCATACACTATGTTCTGACCATCGTCATTTCCCTCAGTTAGTTTCCTGTAATATTTCATCGCAAGCTGTTTAGAACGCTCGTATCGGAAGTCCTCTTTTTCCATAGTAAGCAACATTTTGATGAAACAATTACTTCTATAGCTTTCATCCTTTCGAAGGTATCTGCTACAATACACATTTAAAGCTTCTGATCTGTTGATGATACCTGTATAATCACCTTTTTCCAGCATATATAAAATCTGGATGATAAGGATTGCAATATTAAACCCTCTTTTATCTTTACTATAATTAGGCACCTCATTTAAAAACTTCAGAATTCTGAATTTTCGCTTTCCATCATTCAGAAAATCCCGGTTTAAATTTTCTGTCTCGAAAATATAATTCAGATATGCTTCAAAGATTTTCCATTTTTCTTGACGCTCCATCGCCGTGAATTCATAGCGAGGATGGTTCACTACTTTTAAATAGATACCAGCAGCGTTAATGTAGTTTTCAGTGTGTATAGCAAGAAGGAAATAGTATTCAAGAAATACGAACCAGTTGTTTGTTCCTTCGGTAAATAATTCCAAACATTTTTCGGCATTTTTTCGTCCGTTTTCATAGTCCCTTAATTGGAGATAGCAGGAAATTTTCTGTAAAGCAAGGCTGGCAAGTTTTACTTCTTGGCGGAAAGGGGGATTATCCACCAGAAATTTTTCAGCTAAATCGCAAATCTCAATCATCTTTTCATAATTCCCCATAAACTGATACATCAGTATCCAAATCTGATACATATTATAGTGCACGTTATAAGAATCACTTTCAGCACATAATATTTTAGATTTCTCTAAGGATTCAGCACCCAATTCAGCCAGATCAGTATTTACCATTGCAGCCGATGAAGAAAAATGTATGGTTAATCGTTGATATAATTCTTCAGATTTTATTTCCGCATCCATATCCTGCATAGCCTTATGGCAAATCTCAGAATAGATCTCATATTCCTTATGATTGCCACTGAGGCTGCAACTGGTCATTAGAATTCTGGAGCAATTGAAAAGAACATCGGCGAAGCGATAATTCTGAGCTACAGTAATTGTTTTTGAAGCTAATTTGGTAGCCGCTGATCTAGCTCCACTACTTAAAAGAATTCTAATTAATGCCCAATTCTTATTACACGTATAATAGGAGCTATGGTAATTTGAAAAGGAGGGGTCATTAGAATCCAGAAAGAAAAGGGTGTTTAATAACCTTTTAGTGAATCGGGATTTTAATTGCCTATACTTATCATCTAAAGGATTGGTACCATATAGGTAATCGGCAGCTTCATCATCAGTTCTAAACTTGTTGTTTACAAGCCCATCATAGAACTCATTGAATTTGCTGTCTTTTTTGTTAAGCAAGCTTTTATCGAAAATTTCAATCTTGGAAATTCTCTTTTTGGTCACAATCTTGCTGATCTCAATAAGGTTTTTCATACTTTTTTTGTTTAATCAATTGAATTTCATTTGTTTAGATCGGGTCAGTTTGGTTTGTTTCAATTGATTTTTTCACTTAGCTGTCACAAATATATTTCTTATTTGCATTCTTGCAAATTTTTTTTTTGAATCAATTTTCCGCTAAATGTTTACATAGTATAGCTTTAATAGAATTCGGCTTATTTTTTTTTTAAAAAATAAGATAAGGTCACACATAACCAAAAGTAATTGTATTTTTGCCTAGTATAAATATCAATAAAATCAATCCATTTGAAATCAATTGTTTTAATTATCCAAAAAAATATAAGTCACACAAGCTTCGATGGTGTAAATGCTAGTTATTTAGGAGGGTATAATTTAGCCTTATCAAATCACAAATTGCTTAACCAAACAAATTGCTACTAAAATGAAAATGATTACTAAAACACCAGTGTCTATAATAGTTATAATAGACCCGGACGAACTTTAACAGTTGGTTTGTTTCATAAATTAGGTTCACGACCAGAAAAGACCCATCCGGGTCTTTTCTGTTTTATAAAGGTTTCACAATCAATTTTTATTAAGGCCTGTCGGCAATACCAAGGATAATCATCGCTATTACCGGCAAAGGGACTTCTCCAATAATCTCCCA is a genomic window of Bacteroidota bacterium containing:
- a CDS encoding 16S rRNA (uracil(1498)-N(3))-methyltransferase, which produces MQNFFAPDLLENSFHALSESESHHAIHVLRLKVNDVLSITNGKGAIATAKIIGISKKNCSVSIIEVKHVAKEFICKIHIAIAPVKSMDRFEWFLEKACEWGVDEITPVITKNSERQKLNLEKSNLKIIAAIKQSGRAWLPELNTVIYLDQFINMKSESEQKFIAYCGVFDKTLLIQEIKKGIDTEILIGPEGDFTNEEMLFAISNNWIPVTLGNYRLRTETAALETLVQYNLINRLK
- a CDS encoding response regulator, encoding MEEKNPMNILLVEDNPADARLVEIYLSESTMIEPMIMKTAELGKGLLMLEEHDFDVVLLDLTLPDSSGFSTIKTMLDEFPEQTVIVMTGLEDETVALNSVKAGAQDFIVKGQFDSNLLSRTITYAIERHQLQRRLEDYAKAIKLNEQRLLEAQKMARIGNWEMDIVTNGMFWSEEVFRILGVKENSIEPTLNDFMKLVVIDDRDTLKTSINRAMEKGQSFLVEYSINQKDGSSKRLACQGQVQMSKKTSGLCLVGTIQDISSFGNRSNTSTPVTIVKNKLDEAISKLRNGNATSETLALLDEAVNILKQI
- a CDS encoding SUMF1/EgtB/PvdO family nonheme iron enzyme, with protein sequence MKNTPVLVMVLVAFLLLGFNNKGKEKYIENLGFAYIPSGTMQYKGDYVSINGFYIFETEITNKQYQEFLFNLNKQKNWEALKVCAIDSANWNVALSFENSYAKEYHLTSQFAEYPVVNISYEAAMLFCHWLQQKINNKVDGAIVRLPSKSEWVYAAKGGSADAKYPWDNQQSKNKKDIEFCNYNSPDDGTCLATNFSRSYYPNSYGLYNMSGNVSEWTNEPGETIGGSWDSDALHMQLEADDLHSGSSSPSSYIGLRPVVIFN
- a CDS encoding DUF4159 domain-containing protein — encoded protein: MKKYFLSVCLLWFMVNQIQAQASALSIALLKYNGGGDWYANPTSLPNLVSFCNQNLNVHINPEPATVEVGSPEIFNYPFVHMTGHGNVIFSNDEAVNLRNYLISGGFLHIDDNYGMDPYIKPAMQKVFPELEFIELPFDHAIFRQKFEFKNGLPKIHEHDGGPAQAFGLFWEGRLVCLYTYECDLGDGWEDQEVHNDPDAIRLKALQMGANIIQYVFMSI
- a CDS encoding response regulator: MPNSQNGVMQILLVEDNPGDIRLTQEALKEGDIQNVLHVVKDGVEAMEFLRKKDKYSEMPTPDIILLDLNLPRKDGREVLADIKTDENLKMIPVIVLTTSDTDQDIIKSYKLHANCFITKPVDLELFIFIIQQIQTFWFKVIKLPPKNNNHF